One Littorina saxatilis isolate snail1 linkage group LG11, US_GU_Lsax_2.0, whole genome shotgun sequence genomic window, CTCTCACTTTCGCTCAGTTCACAATGACGTTATAGCTCCTGCACGTTTAGCTGTTAGGACGGGCTAAGGCTAATGTTACCGTGCTTGCGTATCCGAAATCGTTCATGAACCGGAGTCAACGAGGCCGTGGTGCGAAGCGACAGGAGTCATCGGTGACGTCGAGTCCTTGCCAGGCGAGCAGTGCCGTCGTCGAAAGTGGAGCGGCAGACATCTCCTCAGTAGTAGGCCATTTCAGAGTAGCCTCCGCATGGTGAAATACAACAACCTGGAATGGTGAACGTGTGGTGAAAGCCGAGCTTTACATAAATGACAGGACGGTTGACAGGACGGTACGCACGCAACACATAACAAATGTAAACACGCACTGCGGCCGGGGTTCACCCAGCCGCCTTGCGTTTGCTACATTAACTTCTCATAATGCTGAGCTTCCCCGGGGGAAACTAAGCATAAGCGCCTCTAACGGACTTACCGTTAAAGGCTGTACACGAACGTCCTCAAGTCTTGAAGACGGTCGTAGAATCGATGCTGTCAGTGTCAGGTGTTGTCTGGTCTGTGTCTCGCTCGAATCTGCTCTCTCACCCGCCACTGCGTGGCTCAACACTTCCGGTACAGGGGGAATCTAATGGAGTCGTCCCCCTTAGCCTAACAGGGAAATCGACATTCACCACATTCCTCCCCGTTTTGAAAAGAGAGCCCCTCAACTCGACCGCAGATGCCGTCCCGGGAAGGGAGCTCTTCTTTGGGACCGGTGGTGGTAACCAGATGTCTTCCTGGGGACACTGCTAGGCATGCGGGCTCTATCCTCATACTTCCTCGCTCCGCTGCCCATTTCCCGACCAAGGTGTGCTGGGGGTATGCTGGTCTTCCTGCCACCATGGACCAGGCACCTCGTCAAGCCTGGCAGGGAAGCGTTGTGCCTTGGAAGGATACTTCACGGTGGGGTTTGAGGCGTTTTCACAGAGAAGCGCGCATATTGCTGAGGGGACACTGCACTTGGGACGGCTAGTCCCCTGTAGTTCTCCATCTGCATGCTGCAGCCCTTCAGCTCAAGGCCTTTGCTTGGGCTGCCCAGTGTTGGATGGCACTACAGTACACCAGGGCATGTCCACAACAGTCAAGCGCAGGCTTTTGCACACGCCTATCAGACACCCACTTCCCCCAGGTGAAGGACGTCCCAAGTCGGGTTGTGCGCTTTACCCTCCTCCCCGTTTTGAAAAGAGAGCCCCTCCCTCTGGAGTGTTGTCCTTGTAGATGGGGGAGCTCTTCTTCCGAGGTTCTCCTGGGTCCTACGGGGGGAAACTTGATACAAAAGATCCAGGAGGGGTGCACACCTAGCGCGCGAGACGGAAGAACCTTCTCGCATTCTCCACGGTCACGCGGAGAATCTCGCGCTGGTCCACTTCCCGCCAGTTGGCCACGACTTCTGCCGTGCCGAACACGTCATAGGGGGTTCCAGGTGCCCCCGCGAGTCCGAAATAGGGGGCGTCAGTCTCCAGGAGAAGGTGGCCTACTGGAACTGCTTTGATGGCTGCCACCTGGTCCGCTGGGGAGAGCGtagtcaccccacccacactGAACATGGTGTGGGGGAAGGCGTCTAACCACTTTGTGATCTCTTCCACTGGGCCGATGAAGTGGTGGATCATAAAGTGGGCAGACGCGTCGAAATATCTCCCCAGGATCTCCCGAAGCTCCTTTGCAGCTACTTCCGGCCTCTCCCTTTGTCCTCGCCTGTATGCCCCTCTTTAATTCCTTGGCCCTTTGGAGATCGCCCCCGGCGTCGCAACACTGCGTCCTGCCGGGAGCTCGTAAAACATGGTGGCCCAGTGGAGCGCTGCGTCAGGGAGAGGTCGTCCCTGCGGTCTTCCATCCTGGGTGCTTGGTCTCGGTTTCTGTGATTGGACGGCCTCTTTTGGCGTCGCGCTCCCGCGTCCTGCCTGGGGCTCCAACGCTCCTTGAATGCCTCCGCCCCGGTGGGGGACCAATCTGAGGAATGTTGCCTCCTTTGCGGTTCCTCCCCTACATGTCGGGGCCTCTTCCTAAcctgggctcgtattcttgaaaaagctgcaaaattgtgtcctttaaagtcaaactgtcgtttaactaccgcccggtatttatttttactgcccagtaattatttattttcccccggtattaatgtgtgtctggcggaaggtcggcagctaccagaattggttatttttagaataggagtttcctcatgcttgctcctctctacaaacaatatttgaacaagatttattcttgaaaaagctgcaactcatatactggcctgtaaaactcaataagtccgtcaactgctaagtgttatttatgaaacaccggtaagtccttaccgggttgtctccgagctgtaaagttagaggacccctccccctcctgtaaagtcgctacctgtcagtaacttcaccaacactgtccattaaaaccgtcaagttcgaataaatcttgttcaaatattatTCGTAGATTTATgcccctcatggacacacattggtgtcatttaagcaccgatgcattgcggtcaaatacgagcttctgctcgcgaaagatttcaaccgatgctcgatcataacggcctgttgcgaaagcgtgcttgcgtcttgtataatgcattacagtggcgagaatttggtgtctgattccgtagccgaacggttatcgaattcgcctgatgcgcgattgagtcgagttcgaatcgccatcaggccttactttttttgttgttttactctttgtcattaattttttttgtttttgtttattttcttcgtgtgcaaaagagtacgttgtaatatcaaaattgatttaaaaaaataattttaggcgagaatgaggtttcttttaaaattgatggttaacatgatattaccgttaactaccttgtatacgcccacccaccctatgtaccagttttgcccaaaagtggggggtgggcgtttacaaggtactatacccttggcaggagcgggttcttagctagaaaaacgatattttggtcatttgtcattcaaaggatgcgttattgcacaaaactccccccccccccccctctctctctctctctccctctctctctctctctctctctctctctctctctctctcacacacacacacacacacacacacacacacacacacacacacacacacaaaatcaacctcttcagacatcacttcccgccaaagatgaagctttgaagatgaagaccattgttggagcagtccgcggtacaagccatcaacaactgtacgacgagtcaggctttatttcactttaagagaggcgtaaacgtcaaaaattgatattatttcacaagattgtacaccgtaaggtgccaaactacttacttgcgatattgccaccattaatatcaactaataatccatatcgccagcgcagacctttagataggaaagttccatcgtttaacactgaattatacaaaaactcatttctcccatctacaacacaactctggaattctttaccagactacataaaacttagtaagtccctcaagcactttttgtcaaaaaacgatttaagtctgccgtgttattggtattctggagatcgcatatcacaaacaattcactgtaagctcaggctatatataagtgatcttaataacgatctagtgagacgacacgttgctacagatgcaacTTGTGACTGCGAATTTCCgtccgaaaccgtaaaacacttcctattagattgtccaaattattgcgaagcacgtcaagaaaccatacataccctccctaaccacagtattcacctcccccaccttctaaatggagacagacagtattctctatatttgaacaggaacattttttcaagagtacactcgttcattgaacgttcaggccgcttttggcaaaccagaatcaatgctccacaagccggacaacaactttaatttctgcacaactcctacccatccctcttctttttattccttttcttcccctccttccttcctcttactgtctttctttataatgattatgcaacgtttattatgttatgataattttggatgattaatgagatgaggatgattataatgatgatgctttggatttccaatttggtttatttagacaaattgttcagccgttaccgccttacgttataatatccatgcaggaacaccactataagcttctagcttgttgctgttacctgtgtcttttgtatacatgtcatgattgtaacatttgttgaaataaacttatgtttaaaccaaagatgaagctttcgtttcttttttttcctcccagtcaaaaatgtattgcgattctctagccactccagaaacctttttctgtccaatccccgaagcatgtctaaggaaaggaaacaattgaaaaacaacaataacagcagactgaataatctttatttattttccttgtctactagtccactggtcgaaactggggggtgggcgtttactaggtactataccgtgtacacctgcatgcaactgaggtttataaaaaaaataaaaataaaatctccccgtgtttttatttcattcagtttgtttgggttgttgctattgactttgaaa contains:
- the LOC138979513 gene encoding uncharacterized metal-dependent hydrolase YabD-like → MIHHFIGPVEEITKWLDAFPHTMFSVGGVTTLSPADQVAAIKAVPVGHLLLETDAPYFGLAGAPGTPYDVFGTAEVVANWREVDQREILRVTVENARRFFRLAR